The Arachis duranensis cultivar V14167 chromosome 2, aradu.V14167.gnm2.J7QH, whole genome shotgun sequence genome has a window encoding:
- the LOC107475147 gene encoding acyl-coenzyme A oxidase 4, peroxisomal: MAIHSSSNQDDSSKRAMPSYFNLPPLDVSNAFPQATPASVFPPCASDYFQFDDLLTPEEQAVRKKVRECMEKEIAPVMTEYWEKAKFPFQCIPKLAALRLAGGTIKGYGCPGLSILGSAVGTAEVARVDASCSTFILVHSSLAMLTIALCGSEAQKQKYLPSLAQFQTIGCWGLTEPDYGSDASALKTTATKVEGGWILDGQKRWIGNSTFADILVIFARNTSTNQINGYIVKKDAPGLTVTKIENKIGLRIVQNGDIVMKKVFIPDEDRLTGVNSFQDTNKVLAVSRVMVAWQPIGISMGIYDICHRYLKERKQFGAPLAAFQINQQKLVQMLSNVQAMFLVGWRLCKLYESGKMTPGHASLAKSWITLRARETAALGRELLGGNGILADFLVAKAFCDIEPIYTYEGTYDINTLVTGREVTGFASFKPVIAQKRSRL; encoded by the exons ATGGCAATCCACTCTTCTTCCAATCAAG ATGATTCTAGCAAAAGGGCGATGCCGTCCTATTTCAATTTACCGCCACTGGATGTTTCTAATGCATTTCCACAAGCAACACCAGCATCTGTATTTCCTCCTTGTG CTTCAGATTATTTTCAATTCGATGACTTATTGACACCAGAGGAGCAGGCAGTTAGGAAGAAAGTAAGAGAATGTATGGAAAAAGAAATTGCACCAGTAATGACTGAG TACTGGGAAAAGGCCAAGTTCCCATTTCAGTGTATACCAAAACTTGCTGCATTGCGTCTCGCTGGTGGAACAATCAAG GGCTATGGTTGTCCTGGCCTTTCTATTCTTGGTAGTGCTGTAGGTACTGCTGAAGTTGCAAGAGTTGATGCAAGCTGTTCAACTTTTATTTTGGTTCATTCATCCTTAGCAATGCTTACTATTG CATTGTGTGGATCAGAAGCCCAGAAGCAAAAGTATCTACCTTCTTTGGCACAGTTTCAAACTATAGGATGCTGG GGTTTGACTGAGCCTGACTATGGAAGTGATGCCAGTGCTTTGAAGACTACAGCAACAAAG GTTGAAGGAGGTTGGATCCTAGATGGCCAAAAGCGGTGGATAGGAAACAGTACATTTGCTGATATATTGGTTATCTTTGCTAGGAATACCTCTACAAATCAGATAAATGG ATATATTGTAAAAAAGGATGCACCTGGTTTAACCGTcaccaaaatagaaaataaaattggacTCAGGATTGTTCAAAATGGAGACATTGTTATGAAGAAAGTTTTTATCCCCGATGAGGACAGATTAACAGGGGTCAACTCTTTTCAAGACACAAACAAG GTACTTGCTGTCTCACGTGTAATGGTTGCTTGGCAACCTATTGGCATATCCATGGGAATCTATGATATATGTCATAGGTATCTAAAGGAGAGGAAACAGTTTGGAGCACCATTAGCAGCTTTCCAGATCAACCAACAGAAACTTGTTCAGATGCTTAGCAATGTTCAAGCCATGTTTCTCGTTGGTTGGCGCCTTTGCAAATTGTACGAGAGTGGTAAAATGACTCCTGGACATGCAAGCTTGGCCAAG TCATGGATCACCTTGAGAGCAAGAGAAACAGCCGCTCTGGGACGAGAATTACTTGGTGGCAATGGAATATTGGCTGATTTTCTTGTCGCCAAG GCATTCTGCGATATAGAACCTATTTATACGTATGAAGGTACATATGACATCAACACTTTGGTTACTGGCAGGGAAGTTACTGGTTTTGCTAGCTTTAAGCCTGTTATTGCCCAAAAGAGAAGCCGATTGtga
- the LOC127744976 gene encoding uncharacterized protein LOC127744976, translating into MRGLLDLVILYCKCNNLDSVQAMKEIHLYRDRKESFDRQEAIRAASELMLDEWWRLFGGSAQCLQKIVVRILSQASASFGCEINWSLFYQIHTKRRNRLEHDRLNDIVYVTYNLRLKSRKEKEKRKQKTQFDAINYESISQVDFWVTEEIVEKEPDLPSNVDDLLREIDADLYQNDGGSSGLYAASLDSSTQQDENEGEDHPTDADHPTDADLQQVLADFDD; encoded by the exons ATGCGAGGTTTGCTTGATCTTGTTATCTTGTATTGCAAGTGTAACAATTTGGATTCAGTTCAGGCAATGAAAGAAATACATTTATATAGAGATCGGAAGGAAAGTTTTGATAGACAAGAAGCTATTCGAGCTGCATCTGAACTTATGCTTG ATGAATGGTGGAGGTTATTCGGAGGCTCTGCTCAATGTTTACAAAAGATAGTTGTTCGCATTCTTAGCCAAGCATCTGCTTCTTTTGGGTGTGAGATAAATTGGAGTCTTTTTTACCAGATTcatacaaaaagaagaaatagattgGAGCATGATAGACTGAATGACATTGTTTATGTTACCTATAATTTGCGTCTTAAATCCAG gaaggaaaaagaaaaaagaaagcaaaagacACAATTTGATGCAATTAATTATGAAAGCATCAGTCAAGTTGACTTTTGGGTGACTGAAGAGATTGTAGAGAAAGAGCCCGATCTTCCTAGTAATGTGGATGACTTATTGC GtgaaattgatgctgatttATATCAAAATGACGGTGGTAGTAGTGGTCTTTATGCTGCATCTCTTGATTCTTCTACTCAACAGGATGAGAATGAAGGTGAAGATCATCCCACTGACGCAGATCATCCCACTGACGCAGATTTGCAAcaagttcttgcagattttgATGACTGA
- the LOC107475142 gene encoding transcription initiation factor TFIID subunit 12: protein MDPQPPATAAPTTTAPTAAEPSPPQPPQPSPPPQSQPSPSPSSSSSSLPPSSSSAPPNPNPTSVQIPTTTSKPLAPSPAPLQPRHPPPSFSRNPPPQPQPPQQHQPHSHFSSLPPSSAAAPPPSPSSASPSVSAAPRGGMAIGVPAHHQSPSPPPFSSSFGQHFGGLGRTGVSVGESASNNASSQVRPPIQGMGMLGSLGSGSQMRPGGIPAHQQRPVQSSLRPPPPAQNSPTTASQSFQGHGLIRTSSVGTPATPSPSVPQNMQSLNQPWLSSGPQGKPPLPTSYRQHPQQVNPPASLQQRAHIPQQQQSTPTASQPQPSLPSNQSQEHFGQQVPPSRAPHVPQQQQVTRLQVPGNQKPTLVSAQFAAAQPGIQSRLATVDTDEPCNSVLSKRSIHELVSQVDPAEKLDPDVADILVDIAENFLESITKSGCSLAKHRKSTTLEAKDILLHLEKTWNMTLPGFGGDEIKSYKRPVASDIHKERLAAIKKSMVAAESAHARGSAGQTSGGAKGSQAKAPLNVLGSPNPKN from the exons ATGGATCCTCAACCTCCGGCCACTGCAGCACCAACAACCACCGCCCCCACCGCTGCCGAACCCTCGCCACCACAACCTCCTCAACCTTCACCACCACCACAATCACAACCTTcaccttctccttcttcttcttcttcgtctctccctccatcttcttcttcagctcCCCCAAATCCAAACCCTACCTCCGTACAAATCCCAACAACAACCTCCAAACCCCTCGCACCATCCCCAGCCCCTCTTCAACCTCGCCACCCTCCTCCTTCCTTCAGCCGCAACCCGCCACCGCAACCGCAACCACCGCAGCAGCATCAGCCTCACTCTCACTTCTCGTCACTCCCTCCTTCCTCTGCCGCTGCTCCTCCTCCTTCGCCATCCTCCGCCTCTCCATCCGTTTCTGCCGCTCCGCGTGGCGGCATGGCGATCGGTGTACCCGCACACCACCAGAGCCCTTCCCCTCCGCCATTCTCCTCTTCCTTTGGTCAGCATTTCGGTGGTTTGGGCCGAACCGGAGTTAGTGTCGGAGAATCTGCCTCCAATAACGCATCTTCTCAG GTGAGACCACCAATTCAAGGAATGGGAATGTTGGGTTCGCTTGGATCTGGATCACAAATGCGGCCAGGTGGGATACCTGCACATCAACAGAGACCTGTTCAATCATCTCTCAGACCACCACCCCCTGCACAGAATAGTCCAACTACTGCTTCGCAA AGCTTCCAAGGGCATGGACTTATAAGAACCTCATCAGTGGGAACACCTGCAACACCATCTCCAAGTGTACCTCAAAATATGCAGTCACTTAATCAGCCGTGGTTGTCATCTGGACCACAGGGGAAGCCTCCTTTGCCAACCTCTTATAGGCAGCACCCGCAGCAAGTGAACCCACCAGCGTCCTTGCAGCAAAGGGCCCACATTCCTCAGCAGCAGCAGTCTACACCAACAGCATCACAGCCGCAGCCATCTTTGCCATCTAATCAATCACAGGAGCATTTTGGGCAACAAGTTCCCCCATCAAGGGCTCCACATGTCCCTCAGCAGCAGCAGGTTACAAGGCTACAAGTCCCGGGAAATCAGAAACCAACTCTTGTGTCTGCTCAATTCGCTGCTGCTCAACCAGGAATTCAAAGTAGATTAGCTACTGTGGATACTGATGAACCTTGTAATAGTGTTCTCAGCAAAAGAAGCATCCATGAGCTAGTCAGTCAG GTTGATCCAGCTGAGAAGTTGGATCCTGATGTCGCAGACATTCTTGTTGATATTGCAGAAAATTTTCTAGAGTCT ATAACAAAATCTGGTTGCTCCCTAGCCAAGCATCGGAAATCAACAACTTTGGAAGCAAAAGACATACTTTTACATCTAG AGAAAACTTGGAATATGACACTTCCTGGATTTGGTGGTGATGAAATTAAAAGCTACAAAAGACCG GTTGCAAGTGATATTCACAAGGAGCGACTAGCGGCT ATAAAGAAATCAATGGTAGCAGCGGAGTCAGCACATGCTAGGGGCTCTGCTGGCCAAACATCCGGTGGCGCAAAGGGTAGCCAGGCAAAGGCACCCTTGAATGTCCTTGGCTCTCCCAACCCTAAAAACTGA
- the LOC127744977 gene encoding protein FAR1-RELATED SEQUENCE 5-like, translating to MSGIFTDTEMNEQYQEDDDFNQQEELVSDQDMMDEQNEFEQDFRDEFTEGAFFSESDMSDYILEAAYAVDSVQDITSLKFSENFAEEIGKYHFSTLQLAFDFYMKYSKSKGFSARKSKTFKNSSCEIYRQMFVCHRQGFRMEKYYTMEKRKKEPRLETRTGCEARMDVKFVPESGRWHIFYFSDEHNHDLLDTQFSAMLPAHRKMSEADIMQMMNMLKSGISTSQIFGLLASQAGGYEFVGYGPRDMYNEIARQRRQIPGDAARVLKKLEDMRLKDPQLYFKACNDSRGLLRNLFWSDGISQLDYRLFGDVIAFDATYKKNKYSCPLVIFSGVNHHNQTTVFAAALIADETIDTYVWLLRQLMFAMRGKTPTSIITDGAMAIRNAVRDVFPEVRHRLCAWHLIRNATSNVGNPSFTSKFRKIMTGDYEIPVFKRKWVQLIEEFGIEDKP from the coding sequence ATGTCAGGTATATTTACGGACACTGAGATGAATGAGCAATACCAGGAGGACGATGACTTTAACCAACAAGAAGAGCTAGTAAGTGACCAAGATATGATGGATGAACAGAATGAATTCGAACAAGATTTCAGAGATGAATTTACCGAGGGAGCATTTTTTTCTGAATCTGATATGTCAGATTATATCCTTGAAGCCGCTTATGCGGTTGACTCCGTGCAAGACATTACATCTTTGAAATTTAGTGAGAACTTTGCGGAGGAAATTGGCAAATACCACTTTTCTACTTTGCAGCTtgcatttgatttttatatgaaGTACTCAAAGTCGAAGGGCTTTAGTGCAAGGAAGAGCAAGACCTTCAAAAATAGTAGTTGCGAGATTTACAGACAAATGTTTGTATGCCATAGGCAAGGATTCAGGATGGAGAAATATTACACGATggaaaaaaggaagaaggagCCTAGATTGGAAACAAGAACTGGATGTGAAGCCCGAATGGATGTTAAATTTGTACCAGAAAGTGGAAGGTGGCATATCTTTTATTTCTCTGACGAACACAACCATGATCTATTGGATACACAATTCAGTGCTATGTTGCCTGCCCACAGAAAAATGTCAGAGGCAGATATTATGCAAATGATGAACATGCTAAAGTCAGGGATCAGCACCTCACAGATATTTGGTCTTCTAGCTAGTCAAGCAGGCGGGTACGAATTTGTTGGCTATGGTCCCAGAGATATGTACAATGAGATTGCTCGGCAAAGGCGTCAAATTCCTGGTGATGCAGCACGAGTGTTGAAGAAGTTGGAGGATATGCGGTTGAAGGATCCACAATTATATTTCAAGGCATGTAACGATTCAAGAGGTTTGTTACGTAATTTGTTCTGGTCTGATGGAATTAGCCAACTAGACTACCGACTCTTCGGGGATGTTATTGCTTTTGATGCTACGTACAAGAAGAACAAGTATAGTTGTCCATTAGTAATATTCAGCGGGGTTAACCACCACAACCAAACAACTGTTTTTGCTGCTGCGTTAATCGCGGACGAAACTATTGATACATATGTTTGGCTTCTGCGTCAGCTCATGTTTGCAATGAGGGGCAAGACCCCGACCTCAATCATAACTGATGGGGCCATGGCGATTAGGAATGCAGTGAGAGATGTATTTCCCGAAGTCAGACATAGATTATGCGCTTGGCACCTTATTCGAAATGCAACTAGCAATGTTGGAAATCCATCGTTTACatctaaatttagaaaaatcatGACAGGAGACTACGAGATTCCCGTGTTTAAGCGTAAGTGGGTTCAGCTTATTGAAGAATTTGGCATTGAGGATAAGCCGTAG
- the LOC107475146 gene encoding 60S ribosomal protein L27a-3, which translates to MTTRLKKNRKKRGHVSAGHGRIGKHRKHPGGRGNAGGMHHHRILFDKYHPGYFGKVGMRYFNKHRNKFYCPTVNIDQLWSLVPQEVKDKASQEKKAPLIDVTQNGYFKVLGKGVLPHNQPVVVKAKLISKLAEKKIKDNGGAVLLTA; encoded by the coding sequence ATGACAACCCGCTTGAAGAAGAATCGCAAGAAGCGCGGTCACGTGAGCGCTGGGCACGGTCGTATCGGAAAGCACCGCAAGCATCCTGGAGGTCGTGGTAACGCCGGTGGCATGCACCACCACCGAATCCTATTTGACAAGTACCATCCCGGATACTTCGGTAAGGTAGGTATGCGCTACTTCAACAAGCATCGCAACAAGTTTTACTGTCCAACCGTCAACATTGACCAACTCTGGTCACTCGTCCCGCAAGAGGTGAAGGATAAGGCTTCCCAGGAGAAGAAGGCTCCGTTGATCGATGTCACGCAGAACGGTTACTTCAAGGTCTTGGGAAAAGGTGTGCTCCCTCACAACCAGCCTGTTGTCGTCAAGGCTAAGCTTATTTCCAAGCTCGCTGAGAAGAAGATCAAGGACAATGGCGGCGCCGTCCTTCTCACCgcataa